The proteins below come from a single Parageobacillus toebii NBRC 107807 genomic window:
- a CDS encoding TrkH family potassium uptake protein, whose translation MNKKRMFYLDPPKILVLGFSSIILIGAFLLALPAATVDGKGIPWLDALFTATSATCVTGLVVVDTGTTFTLFGQLVILALIQIGGLGFMTFATLFALILGKRISLKERLLIKESLNNLSIDGIVRLVKRILIFTAVIELIGTILLAIRFSFDMPLPKAIYFGLFHAISNFNNAGFDIMGDFKSFTGYVDDPLVTLVLCILITLGGIGFIVLNEIYEYRQTRRFSLHTKVVFVTSSILVVFGTILIFILEYHNPKTLQPLSTFGKFLASLYQAVTPRSAGSNTLNISDLTQPTLLLIIFLMFIGASPGSTGGGIKTTTFATLLGAVWSNIKGKEDVIFFRNRILYDTIYKALTITVSGLFVVMMITMLLTITEPNKDFLMILFEATSAFATVGLSMGLTPELSPVGKILIILTMFAGRVGPLTIAYAVTLHRKPDPFKFPKGKIMIG comes from the coding sequence ATGAATAAGAAAAGAATGTTTTATTTAGATCCACCTAAAATATTGGTATTAGGGTTTAGTTCCATTATTCTTATTGGTGCATTTCTTTTAGCTTTACCTGCAGCAACAGTAGACGGGAAGGGGATTCCGTGGTTAGATGCTTTATTTACGGCTACTTCTGCTACCTGTGTAACTGGCCTGGTCGTCGTGGATACTGGTACGACGTTTACATTATTTGGGCAATTAGTCATTCTAGCACTGATTCAAATTGGCGGATTAGGTTTTATGACCTTTGCCACCCTCTTTGCTTTGATTTTAGGTAAGAGAATTTCATTAAAAGAAAGGTTATTAATAAAAGAATCATTAAATAATTTGTCAATTGATGGTATTGTTCGACTGGTGAAAAGAATATTGATTTTTACTGCCGTTATCGAGCTGATTGGCACAATCTTGCTTGCGATTCGTTTTTCCTTTGATATGCCGTTGCCTAAAGCAATTTATTTTGGTTTGTTTCATGCTATCTCAAACTTTAATAACGCTGGATTTGACATAATGGGTGATTTCAAAAGTTTTACTGGCTACGTGGATGATCCGCTAGTGACTCTCGTTTTATGTATTCTTATTACACTGGGTGGCATTGGGTTTATTGTCTTAAATGAAATATATGAGTATCGTCAGACACGCCGTTTTTCTTTACATACAAAAGTCGTGTTTGTTACGAGTTCAATCTTGGTTGTTTTTGGAACTATTCTTATTTTTATTTTGGAATATCATAATCCGAAAACATTGCAGCCATTATCAACATTTGGGAAATTTTTAGCATCCTTGTACCAAGCAGTTACACCGAGGTCGGCTGGTTCGAATACACTGAATATCTCGGATTTAACGCAGCCGACTCTCTTGCTCATCATCTTTTTAATGTTTATAGGAGCATCTCCTGGATCGACAGGCGGGGGGATTAAAACGACGACCTTTGCTACTCTGTTAGGCGCGGTTTGGTCAAATATAAAGGGCAAAGAAGATGTAATTTTTTTCCGAAACCGTATATTGTATGACACTATTTATAAAGCTCTGACCATAACAGTAAGCGGCTTATTTGTTGTCATGATGATAACGATGCTTCTAACGATAACCGAACCGAATAAAGACTTTTTGATGATTTTGTTTGAGGCAACGTCTGCATTTGCTACAGTAGGGTTATCGATGGGGTTAACGCCTGAATTATCTCCTGTCGGAAAAATTCTTATTATATTAACCATGTTTGCAGGAAGGGTAGGCCCTTTAACGATCGCTTATGCCGTTACTTTACATCGAAAACCGGATCCATTTAAATTTCCAAAGGGAAAGATTATGATCGGATAG
- a CDS encoding acyl-CoA dehydrogenase family protein yields the protein MMNFDFTPEQEMLRSTVRKFVDKEIMPYIKEWDERGYFDPNIFKRLAELNLMGVCIPEEYGGMGMDYNSLAIVCEELERGDTAFRTAVSVHTGLNSLTLLQWGTEEQKQKYLVPQAKGEKIGAFGLTEPNAGSDVASISTTAVRDGDYYILNGQKTWISLCDIADHFIVFAYTDKSKKHRGISAFIVERTMPGFSSKAIKGKLGIRAGNTGELFFDNVRVPKENLLGEEGEGFKIAMSALDNGRFTVAAGAVGLIMACLEASVKYCHERKTFGKEIGRHQLVQQMIARMEAGLQISRLLVYKVGFLKNQGRRTTREASLAKWIACDFANQAADDAVQIHGAYGYSNEYPVERYLRNSKAPVIYEGTREIHTIMQAEYVLGYRQDKPLRKMLPPWNPDSVKL from the coding sequence ATGATGAATTTCGATTTTACTCCGGAACAAGAAATGCTTCGCAGCACCGTGCGCAAATTTGTCGATAAAGAAATTATGCCGTACATCAAAGAATGGGATGAACGGGGATATTTTGATCCAAATATTTTCAAACGGCTTGCAGAATTAAACTTAATGGGCGTATGCATTCCGGAAGAATACGGCGGAATGGGCATGGACTACAACTCGCTTGCAATCGTCTGTGAGGAGTTAGAACGCGGTGATACCGCGTTTCGCACTGCCGTCTCCGTACACACAGGATTAAATAGCTTAACCTTGTTGCAATGGGGCACAGAAGAACAAAAACAAAAATATCTCGTTCCGCAAGCAAAAGGCGAAAAAATTGGCGCTTTCGGCCTGACGGAGCCAAACGCTGGATCGGATGTTGCCAGCATTTCCACAACAGCTGTTCGCGATGGGGACTACTACATTTTAAACGGGCAAAAAACATGGATTTCCCTTTGTGACATCGCCGATCACTTTATCGTATTTGCCTACACCGATAAATCGAAAAAACACCGAGGCATCTCTGCTTTTATTGTCGAACGGACAATGCCTGGCTTTTCATCAAAAGCGATTAAAGGAAAACTAGGCATCCGCGCCGGCAACACAGGTGAGCTGTTCTTTGACAACGTCCGCGTCCCGAAAGAAAACCTACTTGGCGAAGAAGGAGAAGGATTTAAAATCGCCATGTCTGCGCTAGACAACGGAAGATTCACGGTTGCTGCCGGAGCGGTCGGGCTTATTATGGCGTGTCTCGAAGCGAGCGTAAAATATTGCCATGAGCGCAAAACGTTCGGCAAAGAAATCGGGAGACATCAGCTTGTGCAGCAAATGATCGCCAGAATGGAAGCAGGATTGCAAATTAGCCGTTTGCTCGTCTATAAAGTAGGGTTTTTGAAAAATCAAGGCCGCCGCACAACAAGAGAAGCATCACTCGCAAAGTGGATCGCGTGCGACTTCGCTAATCAAGCAGCCGACGATGCCGTCCAAATTCACGGCGCGTACGGCTACTCCAACGAATACCCTGTCGAACGCTATCTTCGAAATTCAAAAGCGCCGGTCATCTATGAAGGAACAAGGGAAATCCATACGATTATGCAAGCGGAATATGTGCTTGGCTACCGTCAGGATAAACCGCTGCGCAAAATGCTTCCGCCTTGGAATCCGGATTCGGTGAAACTTTAA
- a CDS encoding CaiB/BaiF CoA transferase family protein yields MPGALDGVRILDMTRVLAGPYATMILGDLGADVIKVEAPGGSDDTRFWGPPFQNGMSAYYTAVNRNKRSITVNLKEEKGKNIIRHLAKTADVVIHNFKTGTMEKLGLDYDHLSSINSRLIYCSITGFGETGPYRHLPGYDYIIQAMSGWMSINGTASSGPLKVGVAITDVFTGLYAAIAIQAALLAREKTGRGQKIDLSLFDSAISALVNVAANYLMSGNVPTPLGNEHPNIVPYSTYEASDGPIVIAVGNDRQFQAFCGLLSDPTIGTDPRFQTNPSRVAFREELNRRINEEVKKRTRAEWQRLLAEKGIPCGPVQNLEQLFQHPQTLARDMVITMKHEKVGSLQLVGSPLKLSDTKISYRLPPPLAGEHNDEIIREIMNETGEDV; encoded by the coding sequence ATGCCAGGAGCGTTAGACGGCGTCCGCATTTTAGATATGACGCGTGTCCTCGCAGGACCCTACGCCACGATGATTTTAGGCGATCTTGGCGCTGATGTGATTAAAGTCGAAGCACCGGGCGGATCGGATGATACAAGATTTTGGGGCCCTCCCTTTCAAAACGGAATGAGCGCCTATTACACTGCGGTCAACCGCAACAAACGAAGCATTACTGTTAATTTGAAAGAAGAAAAAGGAAAAAACATCATTCGTCATCTTGCCAAAACAGCAGACGTTGTCATTCATAATTTCAAAACAGGAACAATGGAAAAATTAGGACTTGATTACGACCATCTCTCATCCATCAACTCGCGACTCATCTATTGCTCGATTACCGGATTTGGAGAGACAGGCCCATACCGCCATTTACCTGGATATGATTATATTATCCAAGCGATGAGCGGATGGATGAGCATTAATGGCACCGCATCATCAGGACCGCTTAAAGTCGGAGTAGCCATTACCGATGTCTTTACCGGTTTGTATGCGGCAATCGCTATTCAAGCGGCTCTCCTCGCCCGTGAAAAAACAGGACGCGGGCAAAAAATTGACCTTTCGTTATTCGACTCGGCGATCAGCGCGCTCGTCAACGTTGCGGCTAACTATTTAATGTCTGGCAACGTACCAACACCTTTAGGAAACGAACATCCGAACATTGTTCCGTATTCAACGTACGAAGCAAGCGACGGGCCGATTGTAATCGCCGTTGGGAACGATCGGCAATTTCAGGCGTTTTGCGGGCTTCTTTCCGACCCGACAATAGGAACAGATCCACGCTTTCAAACGAATCCAAGCCGTGTTGCCTTCCGCGAAGAACTCAACAGACGCATTAATGAAGAAGTGAAAAAACGGACGCGGGCAGAGTGGCAGCGCCTGCTTGCCGAAAAAGGTATACCGTGCGGTCCGGTGCAAAATCTTGAACAATTGTTCCAGCACCCACAGACGCTAGCCCGCGACATGGTCATTACGATGAAGCATGAAAAGGTGGGGTCTCTGCAGCTTGTCGGAAGCCCGCTCAAACTATCCGATACAAAAATATCGTACCGTCTGCCGCCTCCGCTTGCCGGAGAGCATAACGACGAAATTATAAGAGAAATCATGAATGAAACGGGGGAGGATGTATGA
- a CDS encoding LytTR family DNA-binding domain-containing protein, with the protein MDRFTVSSIVKVMNELFPKEASFVISDDKRYIYYQPSKQIDLKIRPGDKIKPESVTYKALTVQRKIAEQKDSRVFGVPYFGISVPILDDGNPKGCVTAILPRKPLLTMPYLTIRVMDRWLPVPFENVIYLEAQNRKTFVKSTYAEGYHKYNLTELEFSLPDDIFVRCHRSYIVNIHHIIEIHPDSHSTFLLVMKDGSRVPVSQTYASHFRKLLCF; encoded by the coding sequence ATGGACCGATTTACTGTTTCCTCGATTGTAAAAGTGATGAATGAATTATTTCCTAAAGAAGCTTCTTTCGTGATTTCGGATGATAAGCGCTATATTTATTACCAACCAAGCAAACAAATTGATTTAAAAATTCGTCCCGGAGACAAAATCAAACCGGAATCGGTCACTTACAAAGCCTTGACCGTTCAACGGAAAATCGCAGAGCAAAAAGATAGCCGTGTTTTTGGCGTACCTTATTTCGGGATATCGGTCCCAATTTTAGATGATGGCAACCCGAAAGGCTGCGTTACCGCCATATTGCCAAGAAAGCCGCTGCTTACAATGCCGTATTTAACGATCCGAGTGATGGATCGTTGGCTGCCTGTTCCTTTCGAGAACGTGATCTATTTAGAAGCCCAAAATCGTAAAACATTCGTAAAATCGACTTATGCGGAAGGCTACCATAAATACAACTTAACCGAACTGGAATTTTCCCTTCCTGATGATATATTTGTTCGGTGTCATCGATCCTATATCGTTAACATTCATCACATTATAGAAATTCATCCAGATTCGCATTCTACTTTTTTATTGGTGATGAAAGACGGCTCAAGAGTACCCGTGAGCCAAACATATGCAAGCCATTTTCGGAAGCTGCTCTGCTTTTAA
- a CDS encoding acetyl-CoA hydrolase/transferase family protein: MDKQIFELIGNSRLRSRIVTAETAASWIKDGMTLGLSGFTRAGDAKAVPFALIEKAKQQPLKVNVYTGASLGSDIDKMMAEAGIINKRLPFQADSVMRKKINQGEILFIDQHLSHTAELVRADVLNPIDFAIVEAISITEDGMIIPTTSVGNSSIFVKKARHVIVELNTAQPKELKGLHDIYEVGNQGKREPIPLTKVDDRIGTIGIPVDEDKIIGIVLTNQLDSPSTIVPPDAETAAIANHLINFLRKEVAAGRLSENLAPIQAGIGSVANAVLYGLLDSEFSNLEVYSEVLQDAMFDLIDAGKVRFASGCSITLSQNKMKQVYSNLDAYRDKLILRPQEISNHPEIVRRLGLISINTALEADIYGNINSTHVRGTNMMNGIGGSGDFARNARLTIFVTKSIAKNGAISSIVPFVSHVDHTEHDVDVIITEYGYADLRGLAPIERAPLIIENCAHPDYRPQLREYFKEALKRGGQTPHVLEKAFSWHINYEKYGTMMEPKYQLQTQQ; this comes from the coding sequence TTGGATAAACAAATTTTCGAATTAATCGGTAATTCTCGTTTAAGGAGCCGAATTGTAACAGCAGAAACAGCAGCTTCATGGATTAAAGACGGTATGACGCTCGGTTTGAGCGGATTTACCCGCGCGGGCGATGCCAAGGCAGTTCCTTTTGCACTGATTGAAAAAGCAAAACAACAACCTTTAAAAGTAAATGTATATACAGGTGCCTCACTAGGCTCAGACATTGATAAAATGATGGCAGAAGCAGGAATTATCAATAAACGGCTTCCGTTTCAGGCCGATTCTGTTATGCGCAAAAAAATTAATCAAGGGGAAATCTTGTTTATTGATCAACATTTATCACATACAGCAGAATTAGTGCGTGCAGACGTATTAAATCCTATCGATTTCGCAATCGTGGAAGCGATTTCGATAACTGAAGACGGAATGATTATCCCTACTACTTCCGTAGGAAATTCTTCGATCTTTGTGAAAAAAGCCCGACACGTTATTGTCGAATTGAACACAGCCCAACCAAAAGAACTAAAAGGACTTCATGACATTTACGAAGTCGGCAACCAAGGAAAACGCGAACCGATCCCTTTAACAAAAGTAGACGATCGAATCGGAACAATTGGTATTCCAGTAGATGAAGATAAAATTATTGGAATTGTTTTGACAAACCAACTTGATTCCCCATCCACGATTGTGCCTCCAGATGCGGAAACAGCTGCTATAGCGAATCATTTAATCAATTTTCTACGAAAGGAAGTCGCAGCAGGCCGACTTTCTGAAAATTTAGCGCCGATTCAGGCAGGCATTGGTTCTGTTGCGAACGCTGTCCTTTACGGTTTATTGGATTCGGAATTTTCTAATTTGGAAGTTTATTCAGAAGTTCTTCAAGATGCCATGTTTGACCTCATCGATGCTGGAAAAGTCCGGTTCGCTTCCGGCTGCTCTATTACTTTGTCTCAAAACAAAATGAAACAAGTGTATTCCAATTTAGATGCTTACCGAGACAAGCTGATCCTTCGTCCTCAAGAAATTTCTAATCATCCGGAAATCGTTCGCCGTCTCGGACTCATTTCCATCAATACAGCCTTGGAAGCAGATATATACGGAAATATTAATTCTACACATGTTCGCGGCACAAACATGATGAATGGCATCGGTGGTTCAGGCGACTTTGCCCGCAATGCACGCCTTACGATCTTCGTGACAAAATCCATTGCAAAAAATGGAGCTATTTCAAGCATCGTTCCATTCGTATCGCACGTTGACCATACCGAACATGACGTGGATGTGATTATCACAGAATATGGTTATGCCGATCTTCGTGGGTTGGCGCCAATCGAACGCGCACCTCTTATCATTGAAAATTGCGCACACCCGGATTACCGTCCGCAGTTGCGCGAATACTTCAAGGAAGCGCTTAAGCGCGGAGGCCAAACACCGCACGTCTTGGAAAAAGCGTTCTCATGGCATATCAATTACGAGAAATATGGAACAATGATGGAACCAAAATATCAATTGCAAACTCAACAATAA
- a CDS encoding DUF3870 domain-containing protein encodes MNTQFIAGHARLPAGMAAKSVYDTLTITAEIDKKYGVIVDASCTLATEHGRDYVARLLKGHSLRDGIDSILEQLNEGYLGKANSALCAALKDLYKQYCKMQENTQ; translated from the coding sequence ATGAACACGCAATTTATTGCAGGACACGCACGGCTGCCGGCGGGAATGGCGGCAAAAAGCGTATATGATACGCTGACGATTACGGCGGAAATTGATAAAAAGTACGGGGTGATTGTCGACGCTTCGTGTACGCTGGCAACAGAACATGGGCGCGATTATGTTGCACGCCTGCTTAAAGGCCACTCGCTAAGGGACGGGATTGATTCCATTTTAGAGCAGCTGAATGAAGGGTATTTAGGAAAGGCGAATTCGGCGTTGTGTGCGGCGCTAAAAGATTTATACAAGCAATATTGCAAAATGCAGGAAAATACACAGTAA
- a CDS encoding RNA polymerase sigma factor: MQSLLQAWQDKCRHSHFAQLTAQMSKSRANAADAVQETFIRVYDHIDRFDPAKAYKPWFYRILLNECNRLMKKQAKIVAMSDYIDDHARMANVDQHAHGESGRQWNDGVVKYYLVDNGQGGTFVIEQHYFVEASEGHGARFDNMLKQFQVTKEPDEQQ; this comes from the coding sequence GTGCAATCATTACTGCAAGCATGGCAGGATAAATGCCGGCACAGCCATTTTGCCCAATTGACAGCCCAAATGAGCAAAAGCAGGGCAAACGCCGCGGATGCGGTGCAAGAAACGTTTATCCGTGTGTATGATCATATTGACCGCTTCGATCCGGCCAAAGCGTATAAGCCTTGGTTTTACCGGATTTTGCTTAATGAATGCAATCGGCTGATGAAAAAGCAAGCAAAAATCGTGGCAATGAGCGATTATATAGATGATCATGCGCGCATGGCTAATGTAGATCAGCATGCTCACGGGGAAAGCGGTCGGCAATGGAATGATGGAGTAGTAAAGTATTATCTTGTCGATAACGGCCAGGGAGGAACGTTCGTCATCGAGCAGCATTACTTTGTCGAGGCGAGCGAAGGACACGGAGCTAGATTTGACAACATGCTAAAGCAGTTTCAGGTGACGAAAGAGCCCGATGAACAACAATAA
- a CDS encoding potassium channel family protein has translation MKGQYAVIGLGRFGSSLATTLHQAGNEVLAIDRNEERIEEYKDHVTYAVVADSTDEEALKSVGIRNFDAVIVAIGDDIQASILTVLILKELEVKKVVAKAINKRHGQVLYKVGADWVVFPERDMGERVATQLMSPNVLDYIELAKDYSIKEVKVPPSMIEKNLRELNLRARFNITVIAIISDGKVSISPSPDRIIKEGDILVVIGENKDLDRFEKFD, from the coding sequence ATGAAAGGACAATATGCTGTGATCGGATTAGGAAGATTCGGTTCTAGTCTGGCTACGACCTTGCACCAGGCTGGAAATGAAGTTTTGGCCATTGATCGAAATGAAGAACGAATTGAAGAATATAAAGATCATGTTACATATGCGGTTGTCGCTGACTCAACAGATGAAGAAGCATTAAAGAGTGTCGGCATTCGAAATTTTGACGCTGTCATCGTAGCGATTGGTGATGATATTCAAGCAAGTATTTTAACGGTGTTAATCCTTAAAGAATTAGAGGTCAAGAAAGTTGTGGCAAAAGCCATTAATAAACGGCACGGTCAAGTCTTATATAAAGTGGGGGCTGATTGGGTTGTATTTCCGGAACGGGATATGGGAGAGCGGGTTGCAACCCAGCTCATGTCACCGAACGTGCTTGACTATATTGAACTCGCGAAAGATTATAGTATAAAAGAAGTAAAAGTCCCCCCGTCAATGATCGAAAAAAATTTAAGAGAATTAAATCTCAGGGCAAGGTTTAATATAACAGTCATCGCTATTATCAGCGATGGAAAAGTAAGCATTTCCCCTTCGCCTGATCGAATCATTAAAGAAGGAGATATATTAGTCGTGATTGGGGAAAATAAAGATTTGGACCGGTTTGAAAAGTTTGACTAA
- a CDS encoding penicillin-binding transpeptidase domain-containing protein: protein MIKRGMVSFFIIMISSILLSSCSEKPSPHDALQKYTKLWANQQFEDMYAMLSKQAKQNISKENFINRYKKIYKDIKVTNLSVKPLPAEEKKEDDKKEQIKLPFSVKMNTIAGPIQFEHEALLVKEKQHDDEQWYVQWDTTYIFPQLQKGDKVRIAITAGKRGEIYDRNGLPLAMNGAAYEIGIVPGKMGENEESIKKQLAELLHIPVEYINEKLNAAWVQPDYFVPIQKAAKSETALLESALNIQAVAVKEVAEREYPFAEAAAHLVGYIGNITDEELSKLKNKGYSPSDRIGKRGLEELFEERLKGQDGAKIYIEKKDGSTVTVAESKPKNGETITLTIDAKLQKTIYENMKRRAGTAAAIHPLTGEILALVSSPSFNPNEFVLGISAEEYKKLENNPLKPLINRFAATYAPGSAIKPIIGAIGLEKGIITPEQTKTIVEKKWQPKDGSWGNYFVTRVSDRLQNVNLQNALIYSDNIYFAMAGLDLGPNKLKEGLHSFGFGEKLPFPYPIPSSQISNTGELKTGPQLADTAYGQGQMQMSILHLAAAYTPFVNNGDLLQPILEKGQQKTVWKQQIISAKTASIIAEGLKQIVANPNGTAHGAYMKDIILAGKTGTAELKDKKGEKGKENGLFVAYNANHPDLLIAMLIEDVQNDHGSKYVVNIVKNIFQTVKSH, encoded by the coding sequence ATGATCAAAAGAGGAATGGTGTCATTTTTCATCATCATGATTAGTTCCATTTTATTATCTTCCTGCAGTGAAAAACCTTCACCGCATGATGCATTGCAAAAATATACGAAATTGTGGGCAAACCAACAATTTGAAGACATGTATGCGATGCTATCTAAACAAGCAAAACAAAACATATCAAAGGAAAATTTTATAAATCGCTATAAAAAAATTTATAAAGATATCAAAGTAACTAATTTATCGGTAAAACCATTGCCAGCAGAAGAAAAAAAAGAGGACGATAAGAAAGAACAAATCAAACTCCCTTTTTCCGTAAAAATGAACACAATTGCCGGCCCGATCCAGTTTGAGCATGAAGCATTGCTTGTCAAAGAAAAACAACACGATGACGAGCAATGGTATGTTCAATGGGATACGACATATATTTTTCCGCAATTACAAAAGGGGGATAAAGTTCGTATTGCCATTACCGCCGGAAAACGCGGGGAAATATACGACCGCAACGGGCTGCCGCTCGCGATGAACGGAGCCGCCTACGAAATCGGCATTGTTCCTGGAAAAATGGGCGAAAACGAGGAATCCATTAAAAAACAGCTTGCCGAGCTGCTCCATATCCCTGTCGAATACATTAACGAAAAATTAAACGCCGCTTGGGTACAGCCTGATTATTTTGTTCCAATTCAAAAAGCGGCAAAATCGGAAACCGCGCTATTAGAAAGCGCCCTCAACATCCAAGCTGTAGCAGTAAAAGAGGTAGCAGAAAGGGAATATCCATTCGCGGAGGCCGCTGCCCATCTGGTTGGATATATCGGCAATATTACAGATGAAGAACTAAGCAAATTAAAAAACAAAGGATATTCGCCATCCGACCGCATCGGAAAACGCGGGCTCGAGGAACTGTTTGAAGAGCGTCTCAAAGGACAAGACGGCGCTAAAATCTATATCGAAAAAAAAGATGGTTCGACAGTGACGGTCGCTGAATCTAAACCAAAAAACGGAGAAACAATTACTCTTACGATCGATGCCAAACTGCAAAAAACGATTTATGAAAATATGAAAAGAAGAGCTGGAACCGCCGCTGCCATTCACCCGTTGACCGGCGAAATTCTCGCCTTAGTCAGCTCCCCTTCGTTCAATCCAAACGAGTTTGTACTCGGAATTTCAGCAGAGGAATACAAAAAATTAGAAAATAATCCGCTAAAACCGTTAATTAATCGTTTTGCCGCCACCTATGCGCCTGGGTCAGCCATCAAACCTATTATCGGTGCAATCGGCCTTGAAAAAGGCATCATTACTCCTGAACAAACGAAAACGATTGTCGAAAAAAAATGGCAACCGAAAGACGGATCATGGGGAAATTACTTTGTGACAAGAGTAAGCGATCGTTTACAAAACGTCAACCTCCAAAATGCGCTCATTTATTCCGATAATATTTATTTCGCCATGGCCGGTCTGGATCTCGGACCGAATAAATTGAAAGAAGGGTTGCACTCATTCGGATTTGGCGAAAAATTGCCGTTTCCATACCCGATTCCATCTTCGCAAATATCGAATACAGGCGAGCTGAAGACAGGTCCACAACTGGCGGATACCGCCTATGGCCAAGGACAAATGCAGATGAGCATTCTTCATCTTGCCGCTGCATACACACCGTTTGTAAACAATGGTGATTTATTACAACCAATTTTAGAAAAAGGACAACAAAAAACCGTTTGGAAACAACAGATCATTTCGGCAAAAACTGCGAGCATCATCGCAGAAGGGCTAAAACAAATAGTGGCCAATCCAAATGGAACCGCACATGGCGCTTATATGAAAGATATTATATTGGCAGGAAAAACCGGGACCGCTGAATTGAAAGATAAAAAAGGAGAAAAAGGAAAAGAAAATGGGCTGTTTGTCGCATACAATGCCAATCATCCTGACCTTCTCATTGCCATGTTAATAGAGGATGTACAAAATGATCATGGCAGCAAATACGTTGTAAATATCGTGAAAAACATTTTTCAAACGGTAAAATCACATTAA